One stretch of Legionella birminghamensis DNA includes these proteins:
- a CDS encoding superoxide dismutase family protein translates to MKKIMACLSFCLSVTHAALAQEVSTKVYTTDKNTLLGEVIFKDSDYGLLIIPSLSNLPAGAHGFHLHQNADCSEAGMAAGGHFDPHKTNQHKGPYSSGHLGDLPVLFVMEDGKANTPLLAPRLKTSDLKNLALMIHAGGDNYSDNPPLGGGGARLGCGVIN, encoded by the coding sequence ATGAAAAAAATTATGGCTTGCCTTTCTTTTTGCCTTTCGGTAACCCATGCCGCTCTGGCTCAGGAAGTTTCTACGAAGGTCTATACAACAGACAAAAATACCCTTTTAGGTGAAGTAATTTTCAAGGATAGTGATTATGGGTTGCTAATCATCCCTTCGCTCAGCAATCTACCAGCCGGGGCTCATGGCTTTCATTTGCACCAAAACGCGGACTGCAGTGAAGCCGGTATGGCTGCAGGCGGCCATTTTGATCCACATAAAACCAATCAGCACAAAGGACCTTATTCGAGTGGTCATCTCGGTGATTTACCGGTTTTATTCGTTATGGAGGACGGGAAAGCCAATACGCCTTTGCTGGCACCCCGACTAAAAACCAGCGATCTCAAAAATCTTGCGTTGATGATTCATGCCGGCGGTGACAATTACAGTGATAATCCTCCCTTAGGTGGCGGCGGTGCACGTTTGGGATGCGGAGTAATTAATTAA
- a CDS encoding EAL and HDOD domain-containing protein: protein MELNQPPVRTLLARQGIYDNTSSVLAYELLYRNSELENLNLALNSSGELATYSVLLDLFANLNIDAIVGNKRAFINFTYQHLIEQIPALLPRKRIAIEVLETVVINQEVISSIIALKNKGYEIALDDFVFREEIKPLLEVADIVKIDVLNLNEQQIVKQLSHLQVFKGKLLAEKVENKQQFDVCVNLGFDLFQGFFLDKPQALTGQAITENKAQILRLLAEINDEDLSVQRVEEIILQIPKLSYRILRLANSASIYSSRKIESLMDAITKLGLNQIRNWLSLLLLASHDEIASDLLERTLIRAKMCELLAKSMKYSAAQQAYTVGLLSTLDGILNEPMPSLLEKMGLSGALNDALLNYNGILGSILKAAIDYEHANFNELTHIRIESEVLTQSYLDAIEYANNVMEIISRKDPVVSAD from the coding sequence GTGGAATTGAATCAGCCTCCAGTTCGAACATTACTGGCACGACAGGGAATTTATGATAACACAAGTTCTGTGCTTGCTTATGAACTCTTATATCGCAACAGCGAATTAGAGAATTTGAATCTTGCATTGAATAGTTCAGGCGAATTGGCGACCTACTCTGTTCTACTGGATTTGTTTGCCAACCTCAACATAGACGCCATCGTCGGCAACAAGCGCGCATTCATAAATTTTACCTATCAGCATCTCATTGAGCAAATACCGGCATTACTCCCCAGAAAAAGGATTGCCATAGAAGTTTTGGAAACAGTGGTCATTAACCAGGAAGTTATTTCCAGTATTATTGCGCTGAAGAATAAGGGTTATGAAATTGCACTGGATGATTTTGTTTTCCGCGAAGAAATAAAACCACTGCTTGAAGTCGCTGATATTGTTAAAATCGATGTCCTAAACCTGAATGAACAGCAAATTGTAAAACAACTTTCACATCTTCAGGTATTTAAAGGAAAATTACTCGCTGAGAAAGTCGAAAACAAGCAGCAATTTGATGTTTGTGTGAATCTTGGATTCGATCTTTTTCAGGGTTTTTTTCTCGATAAACCACAAGCATTAACAGGGCAGGCGATTACTGAAAACAAAGCGCAGATCCTGCGGTTATTGGCGGAAATAAATGATGAGGATCTATCTGTTCAGCGCGTTGAAGAAATAATTCTGCAAATACCAAAATTAAGTTACCGGATCCTGCGTCTGGCAAACTCTGCTTCCATTTATAGCAGCCGCAAAATAGAATCATTAATGGATGCCATCACAAAATTAGGATTAAATCAGATTAGAAACTGGCTTAGTTTGTTACTGTTGGCAAGCCATGACGAGATTGCATCGGATTTACTGGAAAGAACTTTAATCCGCGCCAAAATGTGTGAATTACTTGCCAAGTCGATGAAATATTCTGCCGCTCAGCAGGCCTATACGGTGGGTTTACTTTCCACCCTGGATGGTATTTTAAATGAACCAATGCCGTCTCTTCTCGAAAAAATGGGACTAAGTGGAGCATTAAATGATGCTTTACTAAATTATAATGGAATATTAGGCAGCATTCTTAAAGCGGCTATTGATTATGAGCACGCCAATTTTAATGAATTGACACATATTCGGATTGAGAGTGAAGTGCTGACCCAATCTTATCTGGACGCAATAGAGTATGCAAATAATGTAATGGAAATTATCAGCCGTAAGGATCCTGTGGTTAGTGCGGATTAA
- a CDS encoding NADPH-dependent 2,4-dienoyl-CoA reductase: MELKINNAPFEALFQPLDLGFTQLKNRLLMGSMHTGLEEDKEGLQRLAAFYRERVLGGAGLIVTGGIAPNRSGRLAPFAAKLSSSKEVLRHELITQTVHEAGGKIALQILHAGRYGYHPFIVAPSAIKSPISPFKPWEMSKGRIHKTIQHFARCAKLAQQAGYDGVEIMGSEGYLINQFIVTHTNQRQDEWGGSFTNRIRFPIEVVRSVREAVGEKFIIIYRLSMLDLIADGSSWEEVVTLAKAIEAAGATLINTGIGWHEARIPTIATMVPPAVFTRVTQRLKPEISIPLITSNRINTPEKANQVLLDGVADMISMARPFLADPAFAEKARLGESEAINVCIACNQACLDRVFVNKSASCLVNPRAGNETELVYLTTSTPKKIAVVGAGPAGMAFAATAAERGHHVTIFEKGSELGGQFNLAKRIPGKEEFQHTINYFTHQIEKYKVSVKLNTAGHPGLLESFDEIVIATGIKPRVPDIPGIDHPKVMSYIDVIRENKIPGERVAIIGAGGIGFDVAEFLTHEHTGPDAHRFLDEWGIDLEGEHRGGIKPASVSKSPRQVYLLQRKKEKLGKNLGKTTGWIHRLSLKHKQVQMISGVQYQRIDDQGLHILVQDKPECLEVDAIVICAGQTELKDLYEPLKEGGKSVHLIGGAFKALELDARHAIDQACRLAALL; the protein is encoded by the coding sequence ATGGAACTGAAAATTAATAACGCGCCTTTCGAGGCTTTGTTTCAGCCGCTGGATTTAGGATTTACCCAATTAAAAAACCGTTTATTAATGGGTTCCATGCATACTGGCCTTGAAGAAGACAAGGAAGGCTTACAGCGTCTGGCCGCGTTCTATCGTGAGCGGGTCTTAGGCGGCGCAGGACTAATCGTCACTGGAGGCATTGCGCCGAACCGTTCAGGCCGGCTCGCGCCTTTTGCTGCAAAACTAAGTTCGAGCAAAGAGGTGCTGCGGCATGAGCTTATCACCCAAACTGTACATGAGGCGGGCGGAAAAATTGCCCTGCAGATTCTTCATGCCGGACGTTATGGTTATCATCCATTTATCGTGGCTCCCAGTGCTATTAAATCACCCATCAGCCCCTTCAAACCCTGGGAAATGAGCAAGGGCCGAATTCATAAAACCATCCAGCATTTCGCACGCTGCGCCAAACTGGCCCAGCAGGCAGGTTATGACGGCGTTGAAATTATGGGGAGTGAAGGTTACCTCATTAATCAGTTTATCGTCACCCACACCAATCAGCGGCAGGATGAGTGGGGCGGTTCTTTTACTAATCGGATCCGTTTCCCGATTGAAGTGGTTCGAAGTGTCAGAGAGGCGGTGGGTGAAAAATTTATTATTATTTATCGTTTGTCGATGCTCGATCTGATTGCTGACGGCAGCAGCTGGGAAGAGGTAGTCACTTTAGCAAAGGCAATTGAAGCTGCCGGGGCAACTTTAATCAACACCGGAATTGGCTGGCATGAGGCGCGTATCCCCACCATTGCAACGATGGTTCCACCGGCCGTATTCACAAGGGTAACGCAGCGCTTAAAGCCTGAAATTAGTATTCCCTTGATTACCTCAAACCGGATCAATACCCCGGAAAAAGCGAATCAGGTTTTGCTCGACGGGGTTGCTGACATGATCTCCATGGCCCGCCCCTTCCTGGCAGATCCCGCTTTTGCTGAAAAAGCACGCTTGGGGGAAAGTGAAGCGATTAACGTTTGTATTGCCTGTAATCAGGCTTGTCTGGATCGTGTGTTTGTTAATAAAAGTGCTTCCTGCCTTGTGAATCCAAGAGCCGGGAATGAAACAGAGCTGGTTTATCTGACGACCTCTACCCCGAAGAAAATTGCGGTAGTAGGGGCAGGTCCCGCAGGTATGGCATTTGCTGCCACCGCTGCAGAACGTGGTCATCATGTCACTATTTTTGAAAAAGGGAGTGAACTGGGAGGGCAATTTAATCTGGCGAAGCGCATTCCCGGAAAAGAAGAATTCCAGCATACGATTAATTATTTTACTCATCAGATTGAAAAATACAAAGTCAGCGTGAAACTGAATACTGCGGGCCATCCTGGCCTTCTGGAATCCTTTGATGAGATAGTTATCGCGACGGGTATCAAGCCGCGTGTTCCTGATATTCCTGGCATTGATCATCCTAAAGTAATGAGTTATATCGATGTGATCCGTGAAAATAAAATTCCCGGTGAGCGGGTAGCCATTATTGGTGCCGGTGGTATTGGTTTTGATGTTGCAGAATTTTTAACGCATGAACATACTGGCCCTGATGCGCATCGCTTTCTTGATGAATGGGGTATTGATCTTGAAGGCGAACATCGGGGAGGGATTAAACCAGCCTCTGTCAGTAAAAGCCCAAGACAGGTTTATCTCTTGCAGCGAAAGAAAGAAAAGCTTGGAAAAAATCTGGGTAAAACAACTGGATGGATTCATCGCCTGAGTTTAAAACATAAGCAGGTTCAGATGATATCAGGTGTGCAGTATCAGCGAATTGATGATCAGGGACTTCATATTCTGGTGCAGGATAAGCCTGAGTGCCTTGAGGTGGATGCCATTGTTATTTGTGCAGGCCAGACTGAATTGAAAGATCTTTATGAACCATTAAAGGAGGGCGGCAAGTCTGTCCATTTAATTGGCGGCGCTTTCAAGGCTTTGGAACTGGACGCGCGTCATGCAATTGATCAGGCTTGCCGTTTGGCAGCTTTGTTATAA
- a CDS encoding DUF2339 domain-containing protein, producing MDFSSLEQRLLLIEKRLSQVESLLHLPASDAVQAETAISQPKEFENRSPARQGNWLGLVASLCFILAAGFIIKLSIDTGWLTPERQIGLAFLFGTLLIASGFVFIAIDKYYASLLPAAGIVVLYLSDFAAHRLYFLISFETAIVLTSLISILCITLYLRFRHDIYSIIAAIGSYLAPVVLDINANALFSLYYFLICSLTYATISIWVESRILIVMAAYLSILVTGLIGLSLQMDTLIAVFLALHFLVFAIGTYLYSKLGAEPMTERESWAFFPVLLIFYSLEYFYINRAYPGLAPWVSIGFSAILSGLYLSAKQWFPDRVISSRALIMAFATIVFFHSFYLELLPDAFKPWLFVAIIALCSFLPARLWDKPRDGAYYLPSLAIFLVLVIEYSSMLMHLLENSSYTWLLVSFASFASLWLLITRHRDHLIQKQEYGLALLIAAHLLGVSALYQFFHEISSLAVSASWLFYAVSVIAYAYFRKDKTMAKSALLILSVAAGKALLYDTASTPTGVRIFCLILTGAVLYGCGLLMKRIANWRG from the coding sequence ATGGATTTTAGTTCCTTGGAGCAACGGCTGCTGCTTATCGAAAAACGCTTGAGCCAGGTAGAGAGTTTACTCCACCTGCCAGCTTCGGATGCAGTTCAGGCTGAGACAGCGATAAGCCAGCCAAAAGAATTCGAAAATAGAAGCCCTGCCCGACAGGGCAACTGGCTGGGATTAGTGGCCTCCCTTTGTTTTATCCTCGCTGCCGGTTTCATCATCAAACTGTCTATTGATACTGGATGGCTGACTCCGGAAAGGCAGATTGGACTGGCTTTTCTCTTCGGAACTCTCCTGATAGCAAGCGGCTTTGTATTCATTGCAATTGATAAATATTATGCAAGCCTCCTGCCGGCTGCGGGAATAGTCGTTTTATATCTGAGTGATTTTGCCGCGCATCGTCTTTATTTTCTAATTTCTTTTGAAACAGCGATTGTATTGACGAGTCTTATCTCAATTCTTTGTATTACTTTGTATTTGAGATTCAGGCACGATATCTATTCCATCATTGCAGCGATCGGATCTTATCTGGCGCCTGTTGTGTTAGATATTAATGCCAATGCCCTGTTTTCACTCTATTATTTTCTAATCTGCTCCCTGACCTATGCTACGATTTCCATTTGGGTAGAATCTCGAATCCTGATTGTCATGGCCGCTTATTTATCCATTCTGGTGACCGGATTAATCGGTCTGAGTTTGCAAATGGATACTCTTATCGCTGTGTTTCTGGCATTGCATTTCCTGGTGTTTGCCATCGGCACCTATCTTTATTCCAAATTGGGTGCCGAACCAATGACAGAGCGGGAATCCTGGGCTTTTTTCCCCGTGTTGCTAATATTTTATTCCCTGGAATATTTCTATATCAACAGGGCTTATCCTGGATTGGCTCCCTGGGTTTCAATTGGTTTTTCTGCCATCCTCAGCGGTCTTTACCTTTCAGCGAAACAATGGTTTCCTGATAGGGTAATTAGCTCCCGAGCCTTGATTATGGCCTTTGCCACCATCGTTTTCTTTCATTCCTTTTATCTGGAGCTGCTTCCTGATGCGTTTAAACCCTGGCTGTTCGTTGCAATAATCGCCCTGTGTTCTTTTCTTCCGGCCAGGTTATGGGATAAGCCGCGAGATGGTGCTTATTATCTGCCTTCGCTTGCCATTTTTCTGGTTCTGGTCATTGAATATTCCAGCATGCTCATGCATTTGCTTGAGAATAGCAGTTACACCTGGCTCCTCGTTTCCTTCGCTTCATTTGCCAGTCTTTGGTTATTAATTACCCGCCATCGAGATCACCTGATTCAGAAACAAGAATATGGTTTGGCACTATTAATTGCGGCCCATCTCTTGGGCGTTAGCGCCCTGTACCAGTTTTTTCATGAGATAAGCTCCTTGGCAGTATCTGCTTCCTGGCTATTTTACGCCGTAAGCGTGATTGCTTATGCTTATTTTCGTAAAGACAAAACAATGGCCAAATCGGCTTTATTAATTTTAAGTGTTGCTGCAGGCAAAGCGCTGCTTTACGATACCGCCTCTACACCGACAGGAGTGCGTATTTTCTGTCTCATTTTGACAGGTGCGGTTTTGTACGGCTGCGGTTTGCTTATGAAACGAATTGCCAATTGGCGGGGATGA